The Candidatus Rubidus massiliensis DNA segment TTTCTTGTCATGAGGCTTTAGAGTGATTTATAAAAATAGAATGGATGCTGGTATTCAGCTGGCACTTAAATTAGAAAAATTTAAAAACCAACCAGATACCATAGTTATTGCTCTTCCAAGAGGAGGAGTCATCGTAGGTTTTGAAGTAGCTCAAGCATTACAACTCCCTTTAGATCTGATCTTTCCTAGAAAAATAGGAGCTCCATTTAATGAAGAATTAGCAATAGGCGCCATCACCGAAACAGGAGAGGGATTTTTAAATAAAAATTTAATAGACAGTTTGCATATCGATATCGAGTATGTCAAACAAGCCATAGAAAAAGAAAAAAAGGAAGCCCTAAGAAGATTAAACATTTACCGAGGCAATAAACCTTTTTTAAGTTTAGAAGGCAAAACCGTTATTTTAGTAGATGATGGGATAGCAACTGGCGCTACAATGAAAGCTGCTATTTTAGATATAAAAAAAAGAAAGGCATCTCAACTGATTATTGCAGTACCTGTAGCTTCTTATGAAACTATTCATCAAATGCAACTCCTTGTTGATGAAATTATTTGTTTAACCATACCAATTAACTTTTATGCTGTTGGTCAATTTTATGAAGATTTTCGACAAATAACTGATCAGGAAGTGATTGAAAAACTAAGTTTTTTTCTATAAGATTTAACATTAAATTAGTTAGGATCTTATGAATACTGTTGAATTATCTCCTTTAGGACAAAAAACTGTTTATATTCAAACTTATAGTCCAGAGCAACTCTATCCAGTCCCTCGCTCTCTTGCTAGAAAAAAAACCAATATTCCAGAAAGCTTGCCTTTTCATGGAATAGATATATGGAATGGCTATGAATTATCTTGGTTAAATAAGAAAGGGAAACCACAATTTGCCTTGTGTACGTTTATTTTTTCTTGCACCTCTCCCACGATTGTTGAATCTAAATCATTGAAACTGTATTTAAACTCCTTTAATCAATCAATATTTGTAAATGCAAGTGAAGTACAAACAATAATAAAAAAAGATTTAAGTCTTGCCACAAACAGTGACGTAGAAGTGCATATTTTTCCACATACCGATTTAATTAATACTTCCTTAAAAGATTTTGATGGGCAATGTGTAGATCATCTCGATATCGAAACAAGTTGTTATTCTGTAACCCCATCTTTTTTAACAACGCAAGATGAGTGCGTGCAAGAAAAAATTTATACGCATCTTTTAAAATCTAATTGTTTAGCAACAGGACAGCCCGATTGGGGCTCAATTTTTCTTCATTATAAAGGCCCTAAAATAAATCAAGAAAGTTTTTTAAAATACATTATTTCTTATAGAAATCATTCAGGTTTTGCTGAACATTGCATAGAACAAATTTATTGTGACATTTTGCACTATTGCAAACCGGAATTACTCACAGTATATGGATGTTACACAAGACGTGGCGGTTTAGACATTAATCCTTTCCGATCCAATTTTGAACAAAGACCAAACTTATTTAGACATGTAAGGCAATAAGGTAGAATAGATTAAAAAGAATGAAGAATGTTTCTAAAGCAAATTTTAGGTATGAAATAACTTGCTCATCTCAGTGAATTGATTTAACCAATATATACACTGTTTTGAAAATTCAGATAATAACACCCTTAATCCTAAAAACATGATAAGAATAGCCAATAAAGATTTCAAAGGCATGCCCAAAAAAGTGATTTGTACTTGTGGAGCTAATCTATTAGCAATTCCTAAGAAAAAATCAGTCATCAAGATTATTATTAAAGCTGGGGATGCCAATCGGATGCTTATTGACATAACTTGAAATAATAATTTTATTTGATTTTGTAAAAATGTTGAATTTTTTTCAAAAAAAGAGGCATTGATAATTCCATCAGGTGGCATAATTTGATAAGAATCCACTAATGCATTAATAAATGTAAAGGGACCGTCAATTGAAAAAAATAACAAGATAGTTAATAAATTAAAAAAAGTGCCAAATGGAGAGGATTGGTTTTGCATAGTAGGATCATTGACCATTAAACTAGATCCACCTCTTTGATGATCGATTAAAATACCCGCATTTTGCACAATCATAAAAGGGATGCTTATTATAAATCCAAAAACAGCCCCAATAAATAGTTCTTTGAGAAATAAAAAAATTAAATCAACGTTAAAATCCAAAGGACTTTTAGTCACCATAACAAGTTCTGGCAAAAAAATAACAAATAGGCAAAGTCCAAAAACGACTTTTATACTATGAGGTAAAACTTTCGCTCCAAAAAAAGGGGCTAACGTTATAATTGGAAAAATTCTAGCCATAAATAGCACCAGGAGAGCTAAAAAGGGCATAAAACTGCCAAATTGTTGAGATCGACCTATAAATTCTAAAAGAAAACTTTGTTGCATGGTATTTTAAGTTGGACTCCCCAAACTCCATTGCCAAAAGTTGTTAAAGATGTTTCCAGCAAAAGACATAATTAAACTCCCAAGCCAGGGTCCCATAAACATTAAAGTTAAAGTAACGGCAACAAGCTTTATAGTAAATGATAACGTTTGTTCTTGAATTTGAGTTGCTGCTTGAAAAATAGCCACTAAAATCCCAAAAAACATACTTATTAATATGGGTGGAGCAGATAGAATTAAAATTAATAGTAACGCCTGATAGGCAAGTTGAACCACCTGAGTTTGAAACATATTTTACCTAAATGTGTTTACTAATCCTTCTATTACTAAAGTCCAACCATCTAACATAACTAATAAAAATAGTTTCAGTGGCATAGATATAGTCACAGGCGATAACATCATCATCCCCATTGCCAATAAAATATTTGATGTGACCAAATCAATTACAAAAAATGGAATGTAAATTAAAACACCAATTTCAAAGGCATCTTTCAATTGACTTGTGATATAAGAGGGAACTAATATCATAACATCATCTGGTTGCAAACTTTCTTTATTTTCATCAGGCAAAACTCTATAAGCTAGACGATAAAACAAAGCTTGGTGACGAACTGAAGAATTGCGTTTTAAAAAATCTTTTAATGGTCCAACGGCTGCAGAAGTCACTTGTATAATATAAGCTGAAGAATTTGGAGAAGTGACAGATTCTGGTGTTTGGCTGTTAGCAACAACCGCATAAGCGGCTTCATACATCTTTAATCCGGTTGGATACATAATGAATAAGCTTAACATTAAAGCTACGCCGTTAATGATTTGATTGGGAGGTGATTGTTGAACACCAAGGGCTGTTCTTAATAAAGATAAGACAACGATAATTTTTAAAAAAGAACTCAAAATCATTAAAAGAAACGGTGATAATGAGAGCAACGTCAATACCGCACCTTGTGTCAAAAGGGAGGGCCTTTTTCCAAATTCGTCTAAGGCTTGTAAACTCTGCGAAGCATTAGCAGAAGGATTAGCAGAAGGATTTGTAGGTGCTTGCGATGGAGGCGAAGGATTTGTCGTTACAGAACGAGGGGATGAGGGTTGTTGTCCTATAACTGTTTGAGAATATAAAGAACTGGTGGGAAAAGCAATAACACATAAAGATACTATAAGTAAAAGTATAAACCGTATCGAGAAAAGCCGATTTATTGCCATTGTTAGTTACCCCGTTTACCCTTACTGATATTTTCAAATGCCCTTTCTAATATTTCCCACTGATTCGAAAGTTGAGCATTAATAATCCCAGCTTCCGTTTCTATAATGCTGCCACCTGGTTCTATGTCACTACGCTCCCTAATTGAAAGGGATTCTAAATGTTCAAATATACTTCTTAATTGTGGCTTGTTTTTTTCTAATATATCTATATCTTTACGATTTGCGTAAATAACAATTTTTTTATGTTGATGAACAGACTTCAAACTATTGGCAATAATATCTGCCACTGTATCCGGATTAGTTTCTATTTCCCTTCCAACAATTTTTTTTGCGGCAGTTAAAGCTACCGGAAAAATCGATTTTTGCAATTCACCACGTACGTTACTAATCTCTTCTTCTAAATATTTAATCTGTTCCGCCCATTTTTTTAATCCTTCTTCAAAACCTTCCTTTTGGGCTTTTTCTTTAATATCTTGTGCTTCTTGATTTGTTTTGATCAATAATTGCTCGGCATCTTTTTTAGCTGTCTCTATTAATTCGATAGCACTAAGAGTCATTGAATACTCTTCTGAAGATAAAATTTTTGAGCCTTCTAAGGAAATTTGCTCATTATTTATTAATCGAAAAATTTTTGAGTTATTAGATTTCATTATGACTCTTCTTTTTAAACAAAAAACGTAAGATTAGTTGAATTTGTTGAGACAAGATAGTAACAACTAATGGTTTTTCTTTTTGGCTTGCATACTTTTCAAGTAATTCTCCTCTTCCCGTGTCTAATTTATGGCATAAGTACCATATAAAATCACGATCTTGCATCGCTATACTTTTTCCCAATCTAAGCAAGCCTCTTCGATGTAACTGTTGATTCATTGTTTTTGCATTATCTATTTTTTCTAGAGCTAATTTTGGAAAATGAATTCGATCTTTTTGATGCAAAGCAACTTTCAAAAATCCTTGTTGAGATACATTTAAACAGCTATA contains these protein-coding regions:
- a CDS encoding Putative phosphoribosyl transferasec/MT0597, with the protein product MIYKNRMDAGIQLALKLEKFKNQPDTIVIALPRGGVIVGFEVAQALQLPLDLIFPRKIGAPFNEELAIGAITETGEGFLNKNLIDSLHIDIEYVKQAIEKEKKEALRRLNIYRGNKPFLSLEGKTVILVDDGIATGATMKAAILDIKKRKASQLIIAVPVASYETIHQMQLLVDEIICLTIPINFYAVGQFYEDFRQITDQEVIEKLSFFL
- the queF gene encoding NADPH-dependent 7-cyano-7-deazaguanine reductase, whose protein sequence is MNTVELSPLGQKTVYIQTYSPEQLYPVPRSLARKKTNIPESLPFHGIDIWNGYELSWLNKKGKPQFALCTFIFSCTSPTIVESKSLKLYLNSFNQSIFVNASEVQTIIKKDLSLATNSDVEVHIFPHTDLINTSLKDFDGQCVDHLDIETSCYSVTPSFLTTQDECVQEKIYTHLLKSNCLATGQPDWGSIFLHYKGPKINQESFLKYIISYRNHSGFAEHCIEQIYCDILHYCKPELLTVYGCYTRRGGLDINPFRSNFEQRPNLFRHVRQ
- a CDS encoding flagellar biosynthesis protein FliR; amino-acid sequence: MQQSFLLEFIGRSQQFGSFMPFLALLVLFMARIFPIITLAPFFGAKVLPHSIKVVFGLCLFVIFLPELVMVTKSPLDFNVDLIFLFLKELFIGAVFGFIISIPFMIVQNAGILIDHQRGGSSLMVNDPTMQNQSSPFGTFFNLLTILLFFSIDGPFTFINALVDSYQIMPPDGIINASFFEKNSTFLQNQIKLLFQVMSISIRLASPALIIILMTDFFLGIANRLAPQVQITFLGMPLKSLLAILIMFLGLRVLLSEFSKQCIYWLNQFTEMSKLFHT
- the fliQ gene encoding Flagellar biosynthetic protein FliQ codes for the protein MFQTQVVQLAYQALLLILILSAPPILISMFFGILVAIFQAATQIQEQTLSFTIKLVAVTLTLMFMGPWLGSLIMSFAGNIFNNFWQWSLGSPT
- the fliP gene encoding Flagellar biosynthetic protein FliP precursor, whose product is MAINRLFSIRFILLLIVSLCVIAFPTSSLYSQTVIGQQPSSPRSVTTNPSPPSQAPTNPSANPSANASQSLQALDEFGKRPSLLTQGAVLTLLSLSPFLLMILSSFLKIIVVLSLLRTALGVQQSPPNQIINGVALMLSLFIMYPTGLKMYEAAYAVVANSQTPESVTSPNSSAYIIQVTSAAVGPLKDFLKRNSSVRHQALFYRLAYRVLPDENKESLQPDDVMILVPSYITSQLKDAFEIGVLIYIPFFVIDLVTSNILLAMGMMMLSPVTISMPLKLFLLVMLDGWTLVIEGLVNTFR
- the yscL gene encoding Yop proteins translocation protein L — its product is MKSNNSKIFRLINNEQISLEGSKILSSEEYSMTLSAIELIETAKKDAEQLLIKTNQEAQDIKEKAQKEGFEEGLKKWAEQIKYLEEEISNVRGELQKSIFPVALTAAKKIVGREIETNPDTVADIIANSLKSVHQHKKIVIYANRKDIDILEKNKPQLRSIFEHLESLSIRERSDIEPGGSIIETEAGIINAQLSNQWEILERAFENISKGKRGN